One segment of Ignavibacteria bacterium DNA contains the following:
- a CDS encoding aminopeptidase P family protein: protein MELAQKLFHKSRREKLNNILDENSLVIVLSAINVQRSFDDSYKFKQNKNFYYLTGFNEPNSALFLAPGGMELFDEKSRKKVKTKEILFVQKKDPLKETWIGKRLGFENVTKEIGINTGLVNSKLGDVLADLISRDKYNKIYLSLFDMGFIRGEIKEQLKSFISSFITLSSNVQILDYNLLLGKMRNIKNDFEIEQVRYASTVTAAGFYNTIQSIKPGMYEYQVQTLLEYNYKQLGCQDVAFETIVAGGNNSCILHYNTNRNKLKSGELVLIDSGAEFNYYNGDLTRTVPVNGKFTKEQRQIYQIVLDAQYAVIKKIKPGVKLTDLKKYSVEQLKKGMQKLGLLKKGFDITKYTLHGVGHHIGLDTHDAVANKKIGNNDFDKLFVGSIITVEPGIYFPEDAKEIPAKYRKIGVRIEDDVLVTKNGCEVLSDSLPKEIEDIEYLMC, encoded by the coding sequence ATGGAATTAGCACAAAAATTGTTTCACAAATCCCGTAGAGAAAAACTCAATAATATCCTTGATGAAAATTCATTGGTTATCGTTTTGAGTGCAATTAATGTTCAGCGTTCTTTTGACGACAGCTATAAATTTAAGCAGAATAAAAACTTCTATTACCTCACTGGTTTTAATGAACCGAATTCAGCTTTGTTTCTCGCTCCCGGTGGTATGGAGCTGTTCGATGAGAAATCGAGGAAGAAAGTGAAAACTAAAGAAATCTTGTTCGTTCAAAAGAAAGACCCTTTGAAGGAAACGTGGATTGGTAAAAGACTTGGTTTTGAAAACGTTACTAAGGAAATCGGTATTAATACAGGTCTTGTTAATTCAAAACTTGGTGATGTTCTCGCAGATTTAATCTCAAGAGATAAGTACAATAAAATTTATTTAAGTCTCTTTGATATGGGCTTCATACGTGGTGAAATAAAGGAACAGCTTAAAAGTTTTATATCTTCTTTCATTACTCTGTCTTCGAATGTTCAAATATTGGATTATAATTTACTTCTCGGGAAAATGCGTAATATCAAAAATGACTTTGAAATTGAACAGGTTAGATATGCTTCAACAGTTACTGCTGCAGGGTTTTACAACACTATTCAGTCAATCAAACCTGGTATGTATGAGTATCAGGTGCAGACACTGCTTGAGTATAATTATAAGCAGCTCGGTTGTCAGGATGTCGCTTTTGAAACGATAGTTGCAGGTGGTAATAATTCATGTATCCTTCATTATAACACCAACAGAAATAAATTGAAAAGCGGAGAACTTGTATTGATAGACTCTGGTGCAGAGTTTAATTATTACAACGGCGACCTCACAAGAACAGTTCCTGTAAATGGTAAATTCACAAAAGAACAAAGGCAAATTTATCAGATTGTTCTCGATGCTCAGTATGCTGTCATTAAGAAAATAAAACCCGGTGTCAAACTCACTGATTTAAAAAAGTATTCAGTAGAACAGCTTAAGAAAGGAATGCAAAAACTCGGACTACTTAAAAAAGGTTTTGACATTACAAAATATACTCTCCACGGTGTTGGACATCATATAGGGCTCGATACACATGATGCAGTCGCAAACAAAAAGATAGGAAATAACGATTTTGATAAATTGTTTGTCGGAAGTATAATTACCGTTGAACCCGGTATTTACTTCCCTGAAGATGCTAAAGAGATTCCTGCAAAGTACAGAAAAATTGGTGTACGTATTGAAGATGACGTGCTCGTAACAAAAAATGGTTGTGAAGTCCTGTCTGATTCGCTGCCAAAAGAAATTGAGGATATTGAATATTTGATGTGTTAA